A genomic window from Lotus japonicus ecotype B-129 chromosome 1, LjGifu_v1.2 includes:
- the LOC130737942 gene encoding uncharacterized protein LOC130737942 produces the protein MRGLRNDIEESVRPLGIRVFQQLVEKAREVETMKNRQRGKSDNGGPIRSGQRPTGRFEGQRQAGRFDTGKAPMRKPYQRPADRVPFTRRGVTPAPKDDVVCFKCNQKGHYANECGKEIVCWKCQKPGHVERNCPNTAKAEQVLNTARGKRPSAPGRVFAMSGKQAVVTDDLIQGTRVIAGTSLMVLFDSGATHSFIAEECVKKLGLLTADLQFDLVVATAAANRLVTRTTCLQCPLIYEDRKFLANLICLGLKELDVILGMDWLAQYRVLLDCANKVVVFPDSGVTDYLNSYTLV, from the coding sequence ATGAGGGGTTTGAGGAATGACATAGAGGAAtctgtgaggccattgggaatcaGAGTTTTCCAACAATTGGTGGAAAAAGCTCGAGAAGTTGAAACCATGAAGAATCGCCAGAGGGGCAAGTCTGACAATGGAGGTCCGATCCGCTCTGGGCAGAGACCGACCGGAAGGTTTGAGGGACAGAGGCAAGCTGGTAGGTTTGACACGGGCAAGGCTCCGATGAGGAAGCCTTACCAACGCCCTGCTGACAGGGTGCCTTTTACTAGAAGGGGTGTAACACCTGCTCCTAAGGATGATGTTGTCTGTTTCAAGTGCAACCAGAAAGGGCACTATGCAAATGAGTGCGGGAAGGAGATTGTGTGTTGGAAGTGCCAGAAACCAGGGCATGTTGAGAGAAACTGTCCTAATACTGCTAAGGCCGAGCAAGTACTGAATACCGCTAGGGGAAAGCGACCTTCTGCTCCAGGTCGTGTGTTTGCAATGTCTGGGAAACAGGCTGTTGTGACTGATGATCTTATCCAGGGTACGCGTGTTATCGCTGGAACTTCTTTAATGGtgttatttgattctggtgctacacaCTCATTCATTGCTGAGGAGTGTGTGAAGAAGTTAGGATTGCTAACTGCTGATTTACAATTCGATTTGGTGGTGGCAACCGCTGCTGCCAATCGATTAGTTACGCGCACGACATGCTTGCAGTGTCCGTTGATttacgaggatcggaagttccttGCGAACCTCATTTGCTTAgggcttaaagagctcgatgtgattctgggaatggattggttggcgCAGTATCGTGTTCTTTTGGACTGTGCTAACAAGGTCGTAGTCTTCCCGGATTCAGGCGTTACGGATTACTTGAATTCGTACACCTTGGTGtga